Below is a genomic region from Hylemonella gracilis.
CAGCAGCGAGCTGGTCGCCATTGACATCCCGACGCAGAAGCTGCTCTGGCGCATCTCCACGGGCACCTTGCCGGCCGACGTGTATGGCACGCCCGATGGCCGTCACCTGTTGATCGGCTTGACCGGCGGTGATGGCGTGGAGATTTACGCCCTGGGCGCGTCGTCCGATGTTCCGCCCAGGCTCAAGCAGACCCTGCCCACCGGCGCGGGCGCGCATGCCTTCCGGGTGGTGGGGGACGGCCGGCACGTGCTGGTGAGCAACCGGGTGGCCAACACCATCAGCAAGATCGATTTCCTGAACTTGGCCGTGGTGGATGAGTTCCCTGGCCCCAGCGGGCCTGACTGCATGGACCTGACCGCAGACGGCCGTTACATCCTGCTGAGCTCGCGCTGGGCCGGCATGCTCAGTGTGATCGACACCGAAACCCGCAAGGTGGTGCGGCAGGTGAAGGTCGGCAAGTCGCCGCACGGTGTCTGGACCTTGAACCATGCGCCGCGCCAGTGACTGGCTGCTCGCGGCTTGTTGGCTGTTCTTGGCCGCGACGGTGCGGGCCGAGGATTGCACCAAGCCGGTCTACCTGACGCTGGACACGGGCCATATGGGTGTGGCTGAAGTCGTGGCGCAGGTCTTGCAGCGCCAGCAGGTCCGGGTGACCTTCTTCGCCGCGAACGAGCGCACGATGGAGGGCGACGGCAGCCTGGGCGTGGGGTCAAGCGCCCATTGGGCCGCTTGGTGGCGTGCGCGCGCCGCCGAAGGCCATGCCTTTGCCTCGCACACCTTGAACCATACCTATTGGCGCGCCGACCTGCCGCAGCCGGATGGCAGCGTGCGCTTTCGCGTGCGCGCCTCGGCCGGTCCGCAGACGGGGCAGGATCAAATCTGGGACGCGGCGCGCTATTGCGCGGAAATCAAGGCTGCGGACACGCGTCTGCGCGAAGTCACGGGCGTTGCGCCGCTGCCGCTGTACCGCGCGCCCGGGGGCAAGACCTCGCCCGCGCTGCTGGCGGCGGCACGCAACTGCGCGGGGGGCGGGTACCTGCATGTGGGCTGGTCGGATGCAGGTTTCCTCGGCGATGAACTGCCAAGCGACAAATATCCAAACGACCTGCTACTGCGCCAGGCCCTGCGCGACATCCGCGCGGGCGACGTGCTGTTGGCCCACCTGGGCATCTGGTCGCGGCAAGAGCCCTGGGCCCCGGCCGTGCTGGAGCCGCTGATCGAGGGACTGAAGCAGCGCGGCTTCTGCTTCCGGACGCTGCGCGATCACCCGGATTTCCGGGCCTGGATCGCGACCCATCCCCCGGCTGAGAAATAATCGCGGCATGGACTGGCTCGTGCATGCTTTCGATCTCACGCAGCAATGGCTGTTCGAGACCTTGGTGCAACCGCTCGCCTTCATGGCGGGGTTGGGCAATTTCCTGGAGGACGCCTACGACGGCACCGGCTGGCTGCTGGTCGGCTTGATCCAGCTCGTGGTGATGCTGCTGCTGATCGCGCCGCTGCAACGCTGGCGTCCGGTGGAGCCGGTGAGTGACCGCCTGGCCATCCGCCCCGACATCATCTACACCCTGATCCACCGGCTGGGTCTGTTCCGCCTGGTGCTGTTCTTCACGCTGATGCCGGTGCTGGACGATGCCATCGGCTGGCTGCGCGTGCACGGCATGCCGACCTTCCACCTTGATGACCTGTGGCCCGGCGTGACTGACCACGCCGTGGTGAGCTTCCTGCTCTACCTGCTGGTCATGGATTTCTTTGACTACTGGCTGCACCGCGGTCAACACCATTTCGAATGGTGGTGGCGCCTGCACGCGCTGCACCATTCCCAGCGGCAGATGACGGTGTGGAGCGACAATCGCAATCATCTGCTGGACGACGTGATCCGCGATCTGCTGCTGGTCACGCTGGCCCAGATCATCGGCGTCGCGCCGGGGCAGTTTGTCGCCATCGTCGCCATCACGCAACTCAGCGAGAGTCTGCACCACGCCAACCTGCGGCTCTGGTTCGGTCGCTGGGGCGAGCGCCTGTGGATCAGTCCGCGCTTTCATCGACGTCATCACAGTGTCGGTATCGGGCATGAAAAGCAAGTCGCGGCGAGCGCCGCCGAGCCGCCTCATGGCGCGAACACCCCCTCGGAGGGCAGTGTCGTACACGAGGTGACAAGCGTGGGGGTCAACAATCTCGGAGGTTGCAACTTCGGCGTGCTGCTGCCCTGGTGGGAC
It encodes:
- a CDS encoding polysaccharide deacetylase family protein, which gives rise to MRRASDWLLAACWLFLAATVRAEDCTKPVYLTLDTGHMGVAEVVAQVLQRQQVRVTFFAANERTMEGDGSLGVGSSAHWAAWWRARAAEGHAFASHTLNHTYWRADLPQPDGSVRFRVRASAGPQTGQDQIWDAARYCAEIKAADTRLREVTGVAPLPLYRAPGGKTSPALLAAARNCAGGGYLHVGWSDAGFLGDELPSDKYPNDLLLRQALRDIRAGDVLLAHLGIWSRQEPWAPAVLEPLIEGLKQRGFCFRTLRDHPDFRAWIATHPPAEK
- a CDS encoding sterol desaturase family protein; the encoded protein is MDWLVHAFDLTQQWLFETLVQPLAFMAGLGNFLEDAYDGTGWLLVGLIQLVVMLLLIAPLQRWRPVEPVSDRLAIRPDIIYTLIHRLGLFRLVLFFTLMPVLDDAIGWLRVHGMPTFHLDDLWPGVTDHAVVSFLLYLLVMDFFDYWLHRGQHHFEWWWRLHALHHSQRQMTVWSDNRNHLLDDVIRDLLLVTLAQIIGVAPGQFVAIVAITQLSESLHHANLRLWFGRWGERLWISPRFHRRHHSVGIGHEKQVAASAAEPPHGANTPSEGSVVHEVTSVGVNNLGGCNFGVLLPWWDMLFGTANFELRYDPTGIRDQVEQGRDYGRGFWAQQWLGLKRLAGKA